Part of the Tepiditoga spiralis genome, ACTAAAGAAGAAGTAGAAGAAACATTGAAGTATTATGAACTTGAATATGAAGAAAAAGAAGTTATAGATTGGTACAATGGTTATAACTTTGGTGGTGTTGAAATATACAATCCTTTTTCTATTATAAACTTAGTAGACGAAAAAAAGATAAGACCATATTGGATGAATACGAGTGGAAATTATTTAATAAGAAAGTTAATAAAAGAAGGAACTGTTAATATAAAAGATAGTGTAGAAAAATTAATAAACGGAGAAGAAGTAGAGTGCGAAATAATAGAAACAATGGTTTATGGTGATTTAAACTTAAACAGTGAAAGTGCAATTTGGACATTATTTTTATTTAGTGGTTACTTAAAGTGGACGAGTAAAAAAAGAAAAAATAATATAACAATGTATAAAGTAAAGATACCAAATGAAGAAGTAAAAGATTTTTTTGTACAAACAGTTAGAAATATGTTGAGAGAATCAAATATAAGTATCGATAATATGCTTTTGAATTTAAAAGTAGGAAGAATAAAAACCTTTACAGACCAATTTAAAGATTTAACGATGAATACATTGAGTTACTTTGATATTAGTGGAAAAGAACCGGAAAGGTTTTATCATGGATTAATACTTGGAATGAGTGTTGGATTAAAAGAAGAGTACATAATAAAGAGTAATAGAGAAACAGGACTTGGAAGAGCTGATGTTATATTAATTCCAAAAGATAAAACAGATAAAGGAATAATAATAGAGTTTAAAAAGTACAATAAAGATGAAGATAAAAGTTTAAAAGACAGTGCAAAAAATGGATTAAAACAAATAAATGAAAAGAAGTATGAAGAAGAAATAAAAAGTTATGGAATAAACAATATAATAAAAGTAGCAATATCCTTTGATAAAAAAGAAATTGAAATTGTTAGTAATTTGGATAAAGATGTTGAATTAACAGATATTGAAAAAGTAGCAAAGAACATGATTGAAAAAGGATTAGATGTAAATATGATTTCTGAATTAACAGGCATTTCAGTAGAAAAGATAAAAAATATGCTTAATTAATGGTACATGAATAGTATGCAATTTTTTAGGTAACATAAATTTTATGATCTCTATTAACGTATTTTAATTATATTAAATAAATTCATTGATGTAAAAAAATAAAAGCCTAAGGCTTTCATTTTTTTACATCAATGGTCTATTATTATATTTTTTAAAGGTTTCACCATATTTTTCATACCATCTTTTTGGATAAACAAATATTGTAAATGTTCTTATTCCAAGTGGAGAAAAAAATTGATCTTCTTCATTTATTCTGTAATCAATATTTTTCATTGTTTTTAATAACTCAATTACCTTTTTAAACTTTGGAAGATAAAAAGTATTTGGTGTTTCTTTATAAAATTTCCAAGTTGCACCTGTATCTAATTCATAACAAAATGTCTTTTTATTGTACTTAAAGTACTCAACATTTTGTTTTGTTGTATAAAATCCTGCATAAAACCCTTTCTTAGACACTCTATTTAACTCTTTTAAAGCTCTTAGAGGGTCTTTTACATATGGTAAAGCACTTTCAGTAAAAGAAAGGTCAAACTGATCATTTTTAAACTTTAAATTAGTCATATCGCCTATATAAAATTTTGCATTTTTATTCTGGTAGTAATCAATAGCTTTTATTACATTGAATCTACTAAAATCTATTCCTATATACTTTTTATCCTTAACGACATCTTTTAATTGATAGTAATTTGATCCTGTACCACATGCTGCATCTAAAATTGAAGTTGGTTTTTCCTTCAATATAATATCTTTTATTGTTTCCATTTGTTTTTTATTGTACGCAC contains:
- a CDS encoding AAA family ATPase, giving the protein MKKRLPIGQSDFKTIIEEDMYFVDKSLLIKEVIESGNVLLITRPRRFGKTLSQSMMKYFFDITQNNEHLFKNLKIYKEKNIIEKHLNKHPVIYITFKDLKSNNLKKMHALLAMELSRLYLKHKYVLDVLDNEEKIIYDKIMGREALDADYENCIRSLSEYMERYYGKKVIILIDEYDTPIQQAYLHGYYDEIISLIGNLFGMALKDNVYLEKAVLTGITRVSKESIFTGVNNLKVSTVLNELFNDKYGLTKEEVEETLKYYELEYEEKEVIDWYNGYNFGGVEIYNPFSIINLVDEKKIRPYWMNTSGNYLIRKLIKEGTVNIKDSVEKLINGEEVECEIIETMVYGDLNLNSESAIWTLFLFSGYLKWTSKKRKNNITMYKVKIPNEEVKDFFVQTVRNMLRESNISIDNMLLNLKVGRIKTFTDQFKDLTMNTLSYFDISGKEPERFYHGLILGMSVGLKEEYIIKSNRETGLGRADVILIPKDKTDKGIIIEFKKYNKDEDKSLKDSAKNGLKQINEKKYEEEIKSYGINNIIKVAISFDKKEIEIVSNLDKDVELTDIEKVAKNMIEKGLDVNMISELTGISVEKIKNMLN
- a CDS encoding class I SAM-dependent methyltransferase, which codes for MTFYLDAGISGIEKANQIIEDFKIWFRPSDKVSLIIFSCKKINFNEIKKAKNVKILGYLKFEELKKYYNKSVLLNEVINYKNGDMFRLFKLINPTPKDIDFENQPISIQYDINYDKNFSNKFSAYNKKQMETIKDIILKEKPTSILDAACGTGSNYYQLKDVVKDKKYIGIDFSRFNVIKAIDYYQNKNAKFYIGDMTNLKFKNDQFDLSFTESALPYVKDPLRALKELNRVSKKGFYAGFYTTKQNVEYFKYNKKTFCYELDTGATWKFYKETPNTFYLPKFKKVIELLKTMKNIDYRINEEDQFFSPLGIRTFTIFVYPKRWYEKYGETFKKYNNRPLM